GCCAGCCATGCGAAACATAAAGCCGTGGCGGAAGAGTGGCAGATTCCAGATGCGGACAACTATGCCCTGACCCGCACGGAAAAAGAGTGCTACGACGCCTTCCAGTCACTGGAATATGAAGTCAACACGCTGCACACCGCAAACGGTCAGACGCCGTTCGTGACCTTTGGCTTCGGGCTCGGCATCAGTTGGGAATCGCGTCTGATTCAGGAATCGATCCTGCGCAACCGCATTGCCGGACTGGGTAAAAACCACAAAACAGCGGTCTTCCCGAAACTGGTCTTTGCGATTCGTGACGGTCTGAACCACAAAGCAGGCGATCCGAATTACGATATCAAACAGCTCGCGCTGGAGTGCGCCAGCAAGCGCATGTACCCGGATATTCTGAACTACGATCAGGTCGTGAATGTCACCGGTTCGTTCAAAACGCCAATGGGCTGCCGCAGCTTCCTCGGTGTTTATGAAGAAGACGGCCAGCAGGTTCACGACGGCCGCAATAACTTAGGTGTGATCAGCCTGAACCTGCCGCGTATTGCGCTGGAAGCCGAAGGCAATGAAGACCGATTCTGGACGCTGCTCGACCAGCGTCTGGTGCTGGCGAAGAAAGCCCTGATGACGCGCATTGCGCGGCTGGAAAGCGTGAAAGCTCGCGTCGCGCCAATCCTGTATATGGAAGGCGCGTGCGGCGTGCGCTTAAAAGCGGACGACAGCATTGCGGATATCTTCAAGAACGGACGCGCCTCGATTTCACTGGGCTATATCGGCCTGCATGAAACGATTAACGCCCTCTTCGGTAGCCAAACGCACGTGTTTGATGACGAGGCGCTGCGTGCCAAAGCCGTGGCAGTTATCACTCGCCTGAAAGCCGCCACCGAGCAGTGGAAAGACGAAACGGGTTACGGCTTCAGCCTGTACAGCACGCCGAGCGAAAATCTGTGTGACCGCTTCTGCCGTCTGGATACCGCCGAGTTTGGCGTCGTACAGGGCGTGACGGACAAAGGGTATTACACCAACAGCTTCCACCTTGATGTGGAGAAGAAGGTGAACCCTTACCAGAAAATCGACTTCGAACTGCCCTATCCGCCGCTGGCTAACGGGGGGTTCATTTGCTACGGCGAATACCCGAACCTGCAACACAACCTCAAAGCGCTGGAAGACGTGTGGGATTACAGCTACAGCCGCGTGCCTTACTACGGCACCAACACGCCGATCGACGAATGCTACGAGTGCGGTTTCACCGGTGAATTCGAGTGCACCAGCAAAGGCTTCACCTGCCCGAAATGCGGCAACCACGATTCGGCCCGCGTTTCCGTCACGCGCCGCGTATGCGGCTACCTCGGCAGCCCGGATGCACGCCCGTTCAACGCCGGTAAGCAGGAAGAAGTTAAGCGTCGAATCAAGCATTTAGGCAACGGTCAACTGGGATAATCCCTTCTGGGCCGCAGCAATGCGGCCCACCTTTCGCGGCACCGTCAACCCACGCCCGCTTCATAACATGGGCTCTACCGTATGAATTACCACCAGTATTATCCCGTTGATGTCGTCAACGGCCCCGGCACCCGCTGCACGCTGTTTGTCGCTGGCTGCGTGCATGAGTGTGTGGGGTGTTACAACAAAAGCACCTGGCGACTCAACTCCGGTCAGCCGTTTACGCAGGAACAGGAAGATCGGATCATCGCCGACCTCCAGGATACGGCGATCCCACGGCAAGGCATTTCGCTGTCTGGCGGCGATCCGCTTCACCCACGGAATGTGCCTGACATCCTGCGCTTGGTCGAACGGATACGCGCGGAATGCCCAGGCAAAGATATCTGGGTCTGGACGGGCTACGTGCTGGCGGAGCTGACGCCGGAGCAACAGCGGGTGGTCGATCTCATCAACGTATTAGTCGATGGAAAATTTGTGCAAGATCTGAAAGATCCCGCACTGATCTGGCGCGGCAGCAGCAATCAGGTTGTCCACCACCTGCGTTGATCGACAAGAGGCTATTGAAGCGCCTGTTGCTTACCCAGTGAACGTAATTGATCGGATTCGAGCACGGTGACCCGCGCTTTGGGCTCGGGTGAGAACGCCTGATTCAGCAACGCCTGCGCGACCGTTCTCCCTTCAATGGCCCGCCATTTTGCTGGGAACAGGCGAAACAGCGGTGCGGCCAGACTTTCTAGCGGACGACTATCTTCTCTTTCTCCCAGCAGCATCGACGGCTGTGCCAGTGTCAGATGCTGCCAGCCTTGCTGACGCAGCGATTTTTCCGTTTCCCCCTTCACGCGCGAATAGAAGAAAGGCGACGTCGCACTCGCGCTCAGCGAACTGACGACTAACAGGTGCGTCGCGCCTAGCGCCAGCGCTACCTTTGATCCTTCTACCACCAGCGTGTAATCCACATAGCGGAACGCCTGCTTGCTACCTGCCGTCTTGAGCGTCGATCCCAGACAGCAAAACGCGATATCGACAGGATCGGTTAATTGCGCCAGCGCGGCAGAGAGATCGGGATCGTGCGGATTGACCACTTTCTCTGACGGTGCCAGCGGCTTACGGGTCGGCGCATAGATCGTCTCTACCCGATTATTGGCTTTCAACAGCTGTAACAACTCGTGCCCCACTAACCCCGTTGCACCTAATAACAGTACTCGGCTCATCGGTTTTCCCCCATGCTCAGCGTCTTTCACTATCCCATCTTTTTACGTTTCTGTTGTTATGTATGGAAAATGTTATGTATGGAAAATGTTAGTTATGACAAACGTTAGCGCTGCCAGTGGCGCTTCTTACCAAAGCCCAACGTATTGTCCGTCATTTTGATTTCTATCAGATCGAGCCGCCAAATCGGCGCTTGCGATGCCCGGGCAATAGGGAAACGCGCGTTATATCGCGCTCTGGCCTGCTGCGCGTCATCCCCTTCCAACTGCACCGCCTGCGCCCGAAACTGCACGCCTTTGATCAGCATGACGCTCTTAGGCTGACCGCTCACCGTACCGGCCACCTGCGGCAGCCTTGCCATTATTTCTCCGTGGCGCGTCTGCAACTCCGTCATTAGATAGAAGGCTATCTGTTGATCGTCATAAGTATAGAAGCAACTCGCACACCATAATTCCGAATTTTCACCCACGCACAACGTCAGTACGTGCAACTTCTTCAAATAACGGGAGATTGCCTCAAGATCGCTACCTGTTTCTCTCAGTTTTTTCTGCATTACGCTGCCTCAATCCACTTTCTGAACGAACGTATCCTGCCCGACCACTAACTGCCCTTCCGCAGAGTGCGGCAGCATGGTTTGCAGAGGCTGGCCGGTGTGTTTATCCAATAGCAGGGAGTGAGGTTCTCCCTCTGCAAACAGCTGCTGTTCCCCCCACTGGCGTAACGCCACAACGAGTGGGAATAGCTGTTCGCCTTTTGGCGTCAGGATATATTCCTGATAGGCCGAGCCTTCGGAAACGGGCTGAACGGACAAAATACCTTCCTCAACCAGGGCGCGCAGACGATCGGTAAGAATATTTTTGGCAACGCCCAAACTGCGCTGAAAATCGCCGAAACGGCGGCGATTGTCGAAGGCATCGCGGATAATCAGCAACGCCCAGCGATCGCCAACCACATCCAGCGCGCGGGCGACGGGACACGCATCCTCTTTCAAACTTTTGCGCTTCACCATGAATACTTCCTCTCCTTTTTCCTGTTCATCCTGCCTGCCTTACCCACAGGCGGAAAACTGACCGCACGTTTTTTGGTTGCAGAATAAAACCAGAGTATTTATGCTTCAAGTGGTTTTATTTTGAAACCAAATTGAGCCATGAAAGCCAATACGATGAAAACAAGCCCTATTCATACCACGTCATCCGTCACCGACGGCGATCTTTACAGCACGCAGACGACATTGCCGCGCGCGTTAGTTTTGCTGTTTGCCTGTGCCAGCGCCCTCAGCGTCGCCAATGTGTATTACGCACAGCCGCTGTTGGATGCACTATCGGTAGATTTTCACATCAGTATCGCCGCCGTTGGTGGCGTGATGACCGCAACACAGCTTGGCTGTGCGCTAGCGTTAATTCTGCTCGTGCCGCTGGGTGATATCCTCAATCGACGCTATTTGATGCTCGTCCAGTTGGGTGCGCTCATCGTGGCGCTGATCGCCGTTGGGCTATCCACCACGCCCCTGGCTCTATTGATCGGCATGCTGGCCGTGGGCATGCTCGGCACGGCAATGACTCAGGGGCTGATTGCTTATGCCGCGACGGCTGCCGCACCGCAGGAGCGCGGGCGCGTGGTGGGTGCGGCACAGGGCGGCGTGGTGATTGGGCTGCTGCTGGCGCGCGTGCTGTCCGGCTTTATCGCCGATGTCGCAGGCTGGCGCAGCGTGTACTTTTTCTCCGCGCTACTGATGCTCCTGCTTGCCGTGCTTTTATGGCGCACACTGCCGCATCAGCCGCTTGCCCGGCAGCGCCCACGCTATTCCGCGCTGCTGCTTTCTATGCTGACCCTGCTGCGTCAAGAACGGGTGTTGCAAATACGCGGCACCATCGCTTTACTGATGTTTGCTGCCTTGAGCATTTTCTGGAGCGCGCTGGTTCTGCCGCTGAGTCGCGAACCGTATTTCTTTTCTCATACGGTTATCGGTGCGTTTGGTCTGGTGGGGATTCTCGGCGCATTGGCGGCGGTAAAAGCGGGCTTATTGGCCGATCAAGGCCGCGAACAGTGGGTCAGCGGCATCGCCCTGTTATTGCTGCTGACATCGTGGCTACCGCTGTGGCTAGCACCCTATTCTCTCTTCGCGCTGGTGGTTGGCATCATCGCTCTCGATCTGGGTGGACAGGCCATTCACGTCACCAACCAAAGCATGATTTTCAAGACGCATCCCGATGCGCACAGCCGTCTGGTTGGCTGTTATATGCTGTTTTATAGCATCGGCAGCGGGCTTGGCGCGCTGGCAACGACAGCGGCGTATGACGCTGCGGGCTGGTCAGGCGTGTGCCTCCTTGGCGCAGCCGTCAGCCTGACGGCGCTGCTTTTCTGGAAAGTGACGCTGCACGCCTCAGCGCCGTCACCGACCGCTTCCACGACATCGTGATAGCGGAACAACGCTTCTTGATAAACAATAAGGGAAAAAACATGAGCGAACTGACATTACTGGCTGATGCCGACGAGCGCGGCCGACGCTATCTGGCTGAGACTGCACAGCGTCGGGTTTTCCCCGATGCCGCTGCCCTCGCGGCGCTGGCACGTTTTGATGAAGCGCTGCCGCAACAGGGCTTCTCACCCGAAAGCACGCTGACGCTGCTGGATGAGGTCGGTTCACCGGCTACTACCGCTTCCAATGGTCCGAACTATTTCGGCTTTGTTATCGGTGCCTCATTACCGGTCGCCGCCGCTTCCGAGCGATTAAT
The nucleotide sequence above comes from Pectobacterium brasiliense. Encoded proteins:
- the nrdD gene encoding anaerobic ribonucleoside-triphosphate reductase → MKPVVIKRDGCQVPFDEVRIKEAVERAAHAAGVNDADYCATVACAVAQQMQDKSRVDIREIQDAVENLLMSGNYKKLARTYIEYRHDRDIARERHGRLNQEIRGLVEQSNMALLNENANKDSKVIPTQRDLLAGIVAKHYAKQYILPRDVVLAHERGEIHYHDLDYSPFFPMFNCMLIDLNGMLTNGFKMGNAEIEPPKSISTATAVTAQIIAQVASHIYGGTTINRIDEILAPFVTASHAKHKAVAEEWQIPDADNYALTRTEKECYDAFQSLEYEVNTLHTANGQTPFVTFGFGLGISWESRLIQESILRNRIAGLGKNHKTAVFPKLVFAIRDGLNHKAGDPNYDIKQLALECASKRMYPDILNYDQVVNVTGSFKTPMGCRSFLGVYEEDGQQVHDGRNNLGVISLNLPRIALEAEGNEDRFWTLLDQRLVLAKKALMTRIARLESVKARVAPILYMEGACGVRLKADDSIADIFKNGRASISLGYIGLHETINALFGSQTHVFDDEALRAKAVAVITRLKAATEQWKDETGYGFSLYSTPSENLCDRFCRLDTAEFGVVQGVTDKGYYTNSFHLDVEKKVNPYQKIDFELPYPPLANGGFICYGEYPNLQHNLKALEDVWDYSYSRVPYYGTNTPIDECYECGFTGEFECTSKGFTCPKCGNHDSARVSVTRRVCGYLGSPDARPFNAGKQEEVKRRIKHLGNGQLG
- the nrdG gene encoding anaerobic ribonucleoside-triphosphate reductase-activating protein translates to MNYHQYYPVDVVNGPGTRCTLFVAGCVHECVGCYNKSTWRLNSGQPFTQEQEDRIIADLQDTAIPRQGISLSGGDPLHPRNVPDILRLVERIRAECPGKDIWVWTGYVLAELTPEQQRVVDLINVLVDGKFVQDLKDPALIWRGSSNQVVHHLR
- a CDS encoding YhbP family protein — translated: MQKKLRETGSDLEAISRYLKKLHVLTLCVGENSELWCASCFYTYDDQQIAFYLMTELQTRHGEIMARLPQVAGTVSGQPKSVMLIKGVQFRAQAVQLEGDDAQQARARYNARFPIARASQAPIWRLDLIEIKMTDNTLGFGKKRHWQR
- a CDS encoding winged helix-turn-helix transcriptional regulator, with amino-acid sequence MVKRKSLKEDACPVARALDVVGDRWALLIIRDAFDNRRRFGDFQRSLGVAKNILTDRLRALVEEGILSVQPVSEGSAYQEYILTPKGEQLFPLVVALRQWGEQQLFAEGEPHSLLLDKHTGQPLQTMLPHSAEGQLVVGQDTFVQKVD
- a CDS encoding MFS transporter encodes the protein MKTSPIHTTSSVTDGDLYSTQTTLPRALVLLFACASALSVANVYYAQPLLDALSVDFHISIAAVGGVMTATQLGCALALILLVPLGDILNRRYLMLVQLGALIVALIAVGLSTTPLALLIGMLAVGMLGTAMTQGLIAYAATAAAPQERGRVVGAAQGGVVIGLLLARVLSGFIADVAGWRSVYFFSALLMLLLAVLLWRTLPHQPLARQRPRYSALLLSMLTLLRQERVLQIRGTIALLMFAALSIFWSALVLPLSREPYFFSHTVIGAFGLVGILGALAAVKAGLLADQGREQWVSGIALLLLLTSWLPLWLAPYSLFALVVGIIALDLGGQAIHVTNQSMIFKTHPDAHSRLVGCYMLFYSIGSGLGALATTAAYDAAGWSGVCLLGAAVSLTALLFWKVTLHASAPSPTASTTS